Proteins found in one Methanomassiliicoccus sp. genomic segment:
- the mcrB gene encoding coenzyme-B sulfoethylthiotransferase subunit beta gives MAKYKDKIDLYDDRGKLIEKDVPLDAISPLNNPAVKRIASLAKRTIAVDLPGLEKSLKTGRVGGGVIKGKEINADIVGSADKIAKRVKDILKVDKDDDTEVKVIMGGKRMIIQVPTNRVDAGVEYTTGFTAAAAAVTQAVIDEFNVDMFRANMVKGAVWGRYPQSLNFLGSNLKSILEVPQNNEGAGYALRNIMANHLVALSGKNSMNAAALSSIFEQTAMFELGDAIGPFERYHLLGLAYQGLNANNLVVEMVKENGKTGTVGTVIESIVGRAIEDKVIKVKEKLPSGYKVYTTNDFPLWNAYAAAGMLAANMVNIGAARASQAVPATILYYNDLLEHETGLPGVDFGRAMGVSVGMSFFSHSIYGGGGPGLFHGNHVVTKHSKGFVIPCIAAACSLDAGTQYFSPESTSSLVRDVFGDIPEFKAPLKAIGKEAKKLK, from the coding sequence TTGGCGAAATACAAGGACAAGATAGACTTGTATGACGACAGGGGTAAGCTCATCGAGAAGGATGTGCCCCTCGATGCGATCAGCCCGTTGAACAACCCCGCTGTAAAGAGGATCGCCTCCTTGGCCAAGAGAACCATCGCGGTAGACCTTCCTGGACTTGAGAAGAGCCTCAAGACCGGACGTGTCGGCGGCGGAGTCATCAAGGGCAAGGAGATCAACGCGGACATAGTTGGCAGCGCTGACAAGATCGCCAAGAGGGTCAAGGACATCCTGAAGGTCGACAAGGACGATGACACTGAAGTAAAGGTCATCATGGGTGGGAAGAGAATGATCATCCAGGTCCCCACCAACAGGGTCGACGCCGGTGTTGAGTACACCACTGGTTTCACCGCTGCAGCTGCTGCGGTCACCCAGGCCGTCATAGATGAATTCAACGTTGACATGTTCCGTGCGAACATGGTCAAGGGAGCAGTATGGGGCAGATATCCTCAGTCCCTGAACTTCCTGGGATCGAACCTGAAGTCCATCCTGGAAGTCCCGCAGAACAACGAGGGTGCTGGTTACGCTTTGAGGAACATCATGGCCAACCACCTGGTCGCTCTGTCCGGAAAGAACTCGATGAACGCCGCGGCGCTGTCCTCGATCTTCGAGCAGACCGCAATGTTCGAGCTCGGTGACGCCATTGGACCCTTCGAGAGGTACCACCTGCTAGGTCTGGCCTACCAGGGTCTGAACGCGAACAACCTCGTTGTGGAGATGGTCAAGGAGAACGGCAAGACCGGAACCGTCGGTACCGTTATCGAGTCCATCGTCGGACGCGCCATCGAGGACAAGGTCATCAAGGTGAAGGAGAAGCTGCCTTCTGGATACAAGGTGTACACCACCAACGACTTCCCGCTATGGAACGCGTACGCCGCCGCCGGTATGCTGGCCGCCAACATGGTCAACATCGGTGCTGCTAGGGCTTCTCAGGCCGTGCCTGCGACCATCCTGTACTACAACGATCTGCTAGAGCATGAGACCGGACTTCCCGGTGTCGACTTCGGCCGTGCCATGGGTGTTTCCGTTGGTATGTCCTTCTTCAGCCACTCCATCTACGGTGGCGGAGGACCCGGTCTGTTCCATGGTAACCACGTCGTGACCAAGCACTCCAAGGGCTTTGTCATCCCGTGCATCGCCGCCGCTTGCTCGCTCGATGCTGGTACTCAGTACTTCTCGCCTGAGAGCACTTCCTCCCTCGTGAGGGACGTGTTCGGTGACATTCCTGAGTTCAAGGCACCGCTGAAGGCTATCGGTAAGGAGGCAAAGAAGCTGAAGTAA
- a CDS encoding YcaO-related McrA-glycine thioamidation protein — translation MKLAPSPKRSTTDGQRTVDINDTLARIEPVMKKAGITRVADITDLDRVGIPVFSAIRPSAETGAISVYNGKGFTNEEAKVSAIMEGVERYSAEVRGYNIIRQGVEEFMASHNAVHPLDLIITPVAAYHLAGMSVAWVKGVELNSMDETWVPASGVFHPYVAKSDLALFRTNTNGLASGNNLEEAILHGMCEVIERDAWSLAEGRRKLNGNVEVPENGRVRDLYDRFTSKGIEVHLKNLTSDIGVPVIAAATDDMEMQDPALLTLGIGCHLNPEVAAVKALLEVAQSRLTQIHGAREDTVRGEHTRKLGYERMKRINAMWLTEEGDSMRLSDLPNRETDDIFDDLQVVRTQLNSRGLNSTVVVNLTRRELDIPVVRVIVPGLEIFAIDEDRVGRRMLGG, via the coding sequence ATGAAGCTCGCCCCCTCTCCCAAGAGGTCCACGACAGATGGGCAGAGAACAGTAGATATCAATGATACCCTGGCCCGTATAGAGCCAGTGATGAAGAAGGCTGGAATAACCAGGGTGGCGGACATCACCGACCTGGACCGCGTGGGCATCCCTGTGTTCTCGGCCATAAGGCCATCGGCGGAGACGGGGGCCATCTCCGTCTACAACGGGAAGGGTTTCACCAATGAGGAGGCCAAGGTCTCTGCCATCATGGAGGGTGTGGAGAGGTACAGCGCCGAAGTGAGGGGGTACAACATCATCCGCCAAGGGGTAGAGGAGTTCATGGCATCTCACAACGCCGTTCACCCATTGGACCTCATCATCACGCCCGTGGCCGCATATCACCTGGCAGGTATGTCCGTGGCCTGGGTGAAGGGCGTGGAACTCAACTCCATGGACGAGACATGGGTCCCTGCCAGCGGGGTCTTCCACCCCTATGTCGCGAAATCGGACCTGGCCCTGTTCAGAACGAACACCAACGGGTTGGCCTCGGGAAACAACCTCGAGGAGGCCATACTCCATGGCATGTGCGAGGTCATCGAGCGGGATGCCTGGTCCCTGGCAGAGGGGCGTAGGAAGCTCAACGGGAATGTGGAGGTACCGGAGAACGGGAGGGTCCGGGATCTATACGACCGTTTCACATCCAAGGGCATCGAGGTCCATCTAAAGAACCTCACATCTGATATCGGAGTACCTGTCATAGCTGCGGCCACCGACGACATGGAGATGCAGGACCCTGCCCTCCTTACCCTGGGCATCGGTTGCCATCTGAACCCGGAGGTGGCAGCGGTGAAGGCTCTCCTTGAGGTCGCTCAAAGTCGTCTCACCCAGATCCATGGAGCTCGCGAGGATACGGTGAGGGGGGAGCACACCAGGAAGCTTGGCTACGAGCGCATGAAGCGTATCAATGCCATGTGGTTGACCGAGGAAGGTGATAGTATGAGGCTCTCCGACCTGCCAAACCGGGAGACTGACGACATATTTGATGATCTGCAGGTGGTACGGACCCAGCTGAACTCCAGGGGGCTGAACAGCACGGTGGTGGTGAACCTGACCAGGAGGGAACTGGACATTCCGGTGGTGAGGGTGATAGTGCCGGGATTGGAGATCTTCGCCATAGACGAGGACCGTGTAGGTCGTAGGATGTTGGGTGGTTGA
- a CDS encoding methylamine methyltransferase corrinoid protein reductive activase, with protein sequence MSYGIALDVGTSGYRSQLVDLSRNGKIISTAITMRHPLPGANIMDHLHFWLENGAEVGHKIIMDTVGNLIRTHGAEIESISRLAVCGNPAQVSMFEGIEVRDLTYAGPSMLKRLNVNVPDRRGKTVTAGDIGLTALRPESEVVIPPAIRHEIGADALAMVMKSGLLDSKETCMVTDYGTNAEMGLFHDGELFTGSAAAGPAMEGQAIKHGMLAAPFAISDLNIGEDGLWDNMVLDETLKPVLASRVDPSNGTVLESSRCQARGITGTGVVAAVALGLESGLIKLPHIMTRDNMLHFQGGLTFSEKDLGEAGKAMGAIRAGHRTLIEEVGIDDEEVSTMYLAGASGTYVDPIKAQTVGMVPRVVERTVQVGNTSLMMAYDLLVKDETLDEMQQVADSLASKHVMFAMSKVFEEMYVNEIAYWGEGMPIEMYNTSLRNAGLRQLPAIVRPRSSTRIVSSDIPVLGDNGLRVLDNIGVYLTGSFAGCVGCGTCAQECPENALEVLDAGPGRYLIRVATEHCLGTACKHCEEICPQGVYMFSDLKITDRS encoded by the coding sequence TTGTCCTATGGCATAGCTCTCGACGTAGGCACCAGCGGGTATAGGTCTCAGCTGGTCGATCTCTCCAGGAACGGTAAGATAATCTCCACAGCGATCACCATGAGGCACCCCCTACCCGGGGCCAACATCATGGACCACCTGCACTTCTGGTTGGAGAACGGCGCCGAAGTGGGCCACAAGATAATAATGGATACGGTCGGCAACCTCATCCGCACGCATGGGGCCGAGATCGAGAGCATTTCCCGTCTCGCCGTATGCGGCAACCCGGCTCAGGTGTCAATGTTCGAAGGCATCGAGGTCAGGGACCTGACATATGCTGGCCCGTCCATGCTGAAGCGGTTGAACGTCAATGTGCCGGACAGGAGGGGTAAGACCGTGACCGCAGGGGACATAGGCCTGACGGCCCTGAGGCCCGAATCGGAAGTGGTCATACCCCCGGCCATACGTCATGAGATCGGCGCCGATGCTCTGGCCATGGTGATGAAATCGGGGCTCCTTGATTCTAAAGAGACGTGCATGGTGACAGACTATGGCACCAACGCCGAGATGGGATTGTTCCACGATGGGGAGCTGTTCACCGGATCGGCCGCGGCCGGGCCGGCGATGGAGGGGCAGGCCATAAAGCATGGGATGCTGGCGGCGCCCTTCGCGATCTCCGACCTCAACATCGGAGAGGACGGCCTGTGGGACAACATGGTACTCGATGAGACCCTCAAACCTGTTCTGGCCTCCAGGGTAGATCCCTCCAACGGTACGGTCCTGGAAAGCAGCAGATGCCAAGCCAGGGGAATAACCGGAACAGGAGTGGTCGCGGCCGTGGCCCTGGGCCTGGAGTCCGGGCTCATCAAGCTGCCTCACATAATGACGCGAGATAACATGCTTCATTTCCAGGGCGGCCTGACCTTCAGCGAGAAGGACCTGGGAGAGGCCGGCAAGGCCATGGGGGCCATCCGGGCTGGCCACCGTACCCTCATCGAGGAGGTAGGTATCGATGACGAGGAGGTCAGTACCATGTACCTGGCGGGGGCCTCGGGCACATATGTCGACCCCATAAAGGCCCAGACCGTGGGAATGGTCCCTAGGGTGGTGGAGAGGACCGTCCAGGTGGGCAACACCTCGCTGATGATGGCCTATGATCTGCTGGTCAAGGACGAGACTCTGGACGAGATGCAGCAGGTGGCGGACTCCCTCGCCTCCAAGCATGTGATGTTCGCAATGAGCAAGGTGTTCGAAGAGATGTACGTGAACGAGATCGCCTACTGGGGAGAGGGGATGCCGATAGAGATGTACAACACCTCCCTCAGGAACGCCGGCCTCAGGCAGCTCCCCGCCATCGTTCGCCCACGCTCTAGCACACGCATCGTCAGCTCGGACATACCCGTGCTCGGCGATAATGGTCTCAGGGTACTGGACAACATCGGAGTGTACCTGACCGGGAGCTTCGCGGGCTGCGTCGGATGCGGGACCTGCGCCCAAGAGTGCCCCGAGAATGCCTTGGAGGTACTGGATGCAGGGCCGGGACGTTATCTCATAAGGGTCGCCACGGAACACTGTCTGGGAACGGCATGCAAGCACTGCGAAGAGATATGTCCTCAGGGCGTGTATATGTTCAGCGACCTCAAGATAACCGATCGCTCCTGA
- the mcrD gene encoding methyl-coenzyme M reductase operon protein D yields the protein MKSTNSSEAVPLPEILIFPTRLLKAETTEKLLNKLYEVPHVRQVNISGESLPAVLGSGPGKGLANEHPERKVINVKGKEVELRLLVGRVFVEIDDIDNVQQALEEIDAICTDLMPFGFNLEVGRYSKYKPTVTDYAKGCKR from the coding sequence ATGAAAAGTACCAACTCCTCCGAAGCGGTCCCGTTGCCTGAGATCCTGATCTTTCCGACCAGGCTCTTAAAAGCGGAAACGACCGAAAAGCTCCTGAACAAGCTCTACGAAGTCCCTCACGTTAGACAGGTAAACATATCTGGTGAAAGTCTACCGGCTGTGCTAGGCTCTGGACCAGGAAAAGGCCTGGCCAATGAGCATCCTGAGCGAAAAGTGATCAACGTGAAGGGTAAGGAAGTGGAGCTGCGCCTGCTAGTGGGCAGGGTGTTCGTCGAGATCGACGATATCGACAATGTCCAGCAGGCATTGGAAGAGATCGATGCGATATGCACCGATCTCATGCCCTTCGGGTTCAATCTGGAGGTCGGAAGGTACTCCAAGTACAAGCCAACAGTGACCGATTACGCAAAAGGATGCAAGAGGTAA
- a CDS encoding TfuA-related McrA-glycine thioamidation protein, with protein MVELRPVIFLGPSLDINEAISILDADYKPPVKRGDLLQIPQEVEVVGIVDGLMLTDAAVGHREILSLLDRGVSVFGGGSMGALRAAELADMGMVGVGRIFEEYSSGRVEGDDEVVLSFDPFTQAALSEPLINLRLNLIDACERGIITPSDVCALIRELKKEFYPWRSYEKLFYIANNILLNKDAQVLEEHLRKNKIDFKRNDAILLINAVKAVIEKN; from the coding sequence GTGGTTGAGCTGAGACCAGTGATATTCCTCGGGCCGAGCCTTGACATTAATGAGGCGATATCCATCTTGGATGCTGACTACAAGCCTCCAGTGAAGCGAGGTGATCTGCTCCAGATACCCCAAGAGGTTGAGGTCGTGGGGATAGTGGACGGGTTGATGTTGACGGATGCAGCGGTCGGCCACCGCGAGATCCTCAGCCTGCTCGATCGGGGTGTATCGGTCTTCGGCGGTGGAAGCATGGGCGCCCTGCGCGCAGCCGAGCTTGCGGATATGGGTATGGTCGGTGTGGGAAGGATATTCGAGGAATACAGCTCTGGACGCGTGGAAGGGGATGATGAGGTGGTCCTATCCTTCGATCCCTTCACCCAGGCAGCTCTCTCAGAGCCGTTGATCAACCTGCGTCTCAACCTCATTGATGCCTGTGAGAGGGGGATCATAACCCCGTCAGATGTGTGTGCATTAATAAGAGAATTAAAGAAGGAGTTCTACCCTTGGCGTTCATACGAAAAACTATTTTATATAGCAAATAATATATTATTAAACAAGGATGCGCAGGTCTTAGAGGAACACTTGCGAAAGAACAAAATCGATTTCAAACGAAATGATGCGATTTTGTTAATTAACGCCGTTAAAGCAGTTATCGAAAAAAATTGA
- a CDS encoding MtaA/CmuA family methyltransferase gives MNFVTPRERVLAALNLEKLDRPPVGIVTQSATIDQMNAVGVSWPEAHSDPQLMAKLAAAATDLGLETIRIPFDLTAEAELFGATVDLGKVDRTPMLKAHPFDSESEPVIPEDPHQGRPGVVIEATKILKEQYGKEYPIVVGIAGPFTLAGHLVETGNLLLWCITEPDTVKKFVQAATDFEVKYVKALIEAGADVIVIVDPSASTDMMHPDMFNVFAAPYIKQIVEACGSTKNILHICGNTTPLLENMIATGTSAVSIEEKVSPSSAVDIVAGRVALVGNVGVVKPLFMGNAEQSFEETKKVVDAGFNLVAPGCGLAAKVPKANLEAMVKAVKG, from the coding sequence ATGAATTTTGTGACTCCAAGAGAGAGAGTATTGGCAGCCCTTAACCTTGAGAAGTTGGACAGGCCTCCAGTAGGCATAGTCACTCAGAGCGCAACCATTGACCAGATGAACGCAGTAGGTGTATCTTGGCCCGAGGCCCACAGCGACCCCCAGCTCATGGCCAAGCTCGCTGCTGCCGCCACCGACCTGGGTCTGGAGACCATCAGGATCCCCTTCGACCTTACCGCTGAGGCTGAGCTTTTCGGCGCCACCGTCGATCTGGGAAAGGTAGACAGGACCCCGATGCTGAAGGCCCACCCCTTCGATTCCGAGTCCGAGCCTGTTATCCCCGAGGACCCCCACCAGGGAAGGCCTGGCGTTGTCATCGAGGCCACCAAGATACTGAAGGAGCAGTACGGCAAGGAGTACCCCATTGTCGTTGGTATCGCAGGACCCTTCACCCTCGCTGGTCACCTCGTTGAGACCGGCAACCTGCTGCTCTGGTGCATAACCGAGCCGGACACCGTGAAGAAGTTCGTTCAGGCGGCCACCGACTTCGAGGTCAAGTACGTGAAGGCCCTGATCGAGGCTGGAGCTGACGTCATCGTCATCGTCGATCCCTCTGCCTCCACCGACATGATGCACCCTGACATGTTCAACGTCTTCGCTGCTCCCTACATCAAGCAGATCGTCGAGGCTTGCGGCAGCACCAAGAACATCCTGCACATTTGTGGGAACACTACCCCTCTGCTCGAGAACATGATCGCTACCGGCACCAGCGCCGTCAGCATCGAGGAGAAGGTCTCGCCCTCTTCCGCAGTGGACATCGTCGCAGGGAGAGTTGCCCTGGTCGGAAATGTCGGCGTCGTCAAGCCCCTCTTCATGGGCAACGCTGAGCAGTCCTTCGAGGAGACCAAGAAGGTCGTGGATGCAGGCTTCAACCTTGTAGCTCCCGGCTGCGGCCTCGCCGCCAAGGTCCCCAAGGCCAACCTCGAGGCCATGGTCAAGGCCGTCAAGGGCTGA
- the mcrA gene encoding coenzyme-B sulfoethylthiotransferase subunit alpha codes for MAKEKEKLFLDSMKKKFKEAPTEVSTHYYTYGGWKQSKRKREWVEQANKVAKARGIPMMNPDIGVPLGQRVLMPYQLSHTDIYAEGDDLHFVNNAAMQQAWDDIRRTVISGLDTAHAVIEKRLGKEVTPETINHYLETVNHAMPGGAVVQEHMAECSPALTSDCYVKVFSGDDELISQIDKRFVIDINKEFPKDQAKQLKEAIGKSMWQKVACPTIVGRVCDGGTMSRWSAMQISMSFISAYRLAAGEAAIADFAFAAKHASVVEMGTMMPARRARGPNEPGGIPFGFLADMVQSLRVHPDDPGRQALETVALGAVVFDQIYLGSYMSGGVGFTQYATAAYTDNILEDYTYWALDLVKSKYGGLCKSKPSMDLMEKLGSEVNTYALEMYEKYPAAMETHFGGSQRATVAAAATGIACAMATGNADFGVNGWYLSMLQHKERHGRLGFYGYDLQDQCGSCNSLSYRSDEGLPFELRGPNYPNYAMNVGHLSGYGGIAAAAHAARGDAFACNPLIKVAFADKSMPFDFANITKEFGRGALREFMPAGERSTIIPAQ; via the coding sequence ATGGCTAAGGAAAAGGAAAAGTTATTCTTGGATTCGATGAAGAAGAAGTTCAAGGAGGCCCCGACGGAAGTAAGCACCCATTACTACACCTACGGTGGCTGGAAGCAGTCCAAGAGGAAGAGGGAGTGGGTCGAGCAGGCTAACAAGGTCGCCAAGGCCCGTGGCATCCCGATGATGAACCCCGACATCGGTGTTCCTCTCGGCCAGCGTGTCCTGATGCCCTACCAGCTGTCCCACACCGACATATACGCCGAGGGCGATGACCTGCACTTCGTCAACAACGCCGCTATGCAGCAGGCGTGGGACGATATCCGCAGGACCGTCATCTCCGGCCTGGACACCGCGCACGCTGTCATCGAGAAGAGGCTGGGCAAGGAGGTCACTCCTGAGACCATTAACCACTACCTCGAGACCGTGAACCACGCGATGCCCGGTGGCGCCGTTGTGCAGGAGCACATGGCCGAGTGCAGCCCCGCCCTTACCTCCGACTGTTACGTCAAGGTCTTCTCGGGCGACGACGAGCTCATCAGCCAGATCGACAAGCGGTTCGTCATCGACATCAACAAGGAGTTCCCCAAGGACCAGGCCAAGCAGCTGAAGGAGGCCATTGGCAAGTCCATGTGGCAGAAGGTCGCTTGCCCGACCATCGTCGGCCGTGTTTGCGACGGCGGTACCATGTCCCGCTGGAGCGCCATGCAGATCTCGATGTCCTTCATCAGCGCCTACAGACTGGCCGCCGGTGAGGCCGCCATCGCCGACTTCGCCTTCGCCGCGAAGCACGCGTCCGTCGTGGAGATGGGTACCATGATGCCCGCCAGGCGTGCCCGTGGACCCAACGAGCCCGGTGGAATACCCTTCGGGTTCCTTGCCGATATGGTCCAGTCGCTCCGTGTGCACCCCGACGACCCCGGCCGCCAGGCTCTGGAGACCGTCGCCCTGGGCGCAGTCGTGTTCGACCAGATATACCTCGGGTCCTACATGTCCGGTGGTGTCGGGTTCACCCAGTACGCTACCGCCGCCTACACCGACAACATCCTCGAGGACTACACCTACTGGGCCCTTGATCTCGTCAAGTCCAAGTACGGCGGGCTTTGCAAGAGCAAGCCCTCCATGGACCTGATGGAGAAGCTAGGCTCTGAGGTCAACACCTACGCCCTCGAGATGTACGAGAAGTACCCCGCCGCCATGGAAACCCACTTCGGTGGATCCCAGCGTGCGACCGTCGCTGCTGCTGCCACCGGTATCGCTTGCGCGATGGCCACTGGTAACGCTGACTTCGGTGTCAACGGCTGGTACCTCTCCATGCTCCAGCACAAGGAAAGGCACGGACGTCTCGGCTTCTATGGGTACGACCTGCAGGACCAGTGCGGTTCTTGCAACTCTCTGTCCTACAGGAGCGACGAAGGCCTGCCCTTCGAGCTGAGGGGCCCGAACTACCCCAACTACGCCATGAACGTCGGTCACCTGTCCGGATACGGCGGTATCGCGGCTGCTGCTCACGCAGCCCGCGGCGATGCCTTCGCCTGCAACCCGCTGATCAAGGTCGCCTTCGCCGACAAGAGCATGCCGTTCGACTTCGCCAACATCACGAAGGAGTTCGGCCGTGGCGCACTGCGGGAGTTCATGCCCGCCGGCGAGAGAAGCACCATCATCCCCGCGCAGTGA
- the mcrG gene encoding coenzyme-B sulfoethylthiotransferase subunit gamma, whose protein sequence is MAYQRQFYPGTSQVAKNRRRYMDPSQKLKKLRDVSMDDVVRIMGHRAPGEEYKSIHPPLEEGNEPDDLIRKLVTPIEGAKKGDRIRYIQFTDSVYFAPMVPYLRAWMYFTRMRGFDTGTLSGRQIIEMRERDLEKVAKELIDNETFDPAKTGIRGATVHGHACRLDENGLMFDAWQRYRWNAKKGEIEYTKDQVAIPLDKPISVGKPLPDAELKKMTTIFRVDGVDMRDDPEVTAVNLRIHRLRTLCGFQAYALKGE, encoded by the coding sequence ATGGCATACCAGAGACAGTTCTATCCCGGGACCAGCCAGGTCGCCAAGAACAGGCGCCGCTACATGGACCCCTCCCAGAAGTTGAAGAAGCTGAGGGATGTGTCCATGGACGATGTTGTGAGGATCATGGGCCACAGGGCCCCTGGTGAGGAGTACAAGTCCATCCACCCCCCACTCGAGGAGGGCAACGAGCCGGATGACCTCATCAGAAAGCTGGTCACCCCTATTGAGGGTGCCAAGAAGGGAGACAGGATCAGGTACATTCAGTTCACCGACTCGGTGTACTTCGCCCCTATGGTTCCATACCTGAGGGCTTGGATGTACTTCACCAGGATGCGCGGTTTCGACACCGGTACCCTTTCTGGCAGACAGATCATTGAGATGAGGGAGAGGGACCTTGAGAAGGTCGCCAAGGAGCTCATCGACAACGAGACCTTTGACCCCGCAAAGACCGGTATCAGAGGCGCCACTGTGCACGGGCACGCCTGCAGGCTGGACGAGAACGGCCTGATGTTCGATGCCTGGCAGAGGTACCGCTGGAACGCCAAGAAGGGTGAGATCGAGTACACGAAGGACCAGGTCGCCATCCCGCTGGACAAGCCCATATCCGTGGGCAAGCCCCTGCCCGATGCCGAGCTGAAGAAGATGACCACCATCTTCAGGGTGGACGGCGTGGACATGAGGGACGACCCCGAGGTAACCGCTGTGAACCTGAGGATCCACAGGCTGAGGACCCTTTGCGGATTCCAGGCCTACGCCCTTAAGGGGGAGTAA
- a CDS encoding DUF2098 domain-containing protein — protein sequence MIVGDLAKYRNTGTVGKIVDIMEEEKVNWALLDTTDLYYDMSALDPATEDEYKAATERDFGKRDQLQDLERLRQEMAEAAEKAQRITPSGAG from the coding sequence ATGATCGTAGGTGACCTTGCCAAGTATCGGAACACCGGAACAGTAGGGAAGATAGTGGACATCATGGAAGAGGAAAAGGTGAACTGGGCTCTCCTGGACACCACGGACCTCTACTATGATATGTCCGCGCTCGACCCTGCCACCGAGGACGAGTACAAGGCGGCCACCGAGCGTGATTTCGGCAAGAGGGACCAGCTGCAGGACCTCGAGAGGCTCCGTCAGGAAATGGCGGAGGCTGCTGAGAAGGCCCAGCGGATCACTCCCTCTGGCGCGGGTTGA
- a CDS encoding ammonium transporter produces the protein MRVETKRLLTLVLVVSCLLMVMLPMGSASAAGEELITPSGQPGTTSDTSLIDDESDRWTKNMDVWFMLMLVAFLMMFIRKFEWAVALAVLLVTVTSFLTYMAVQEFYFDRSWDMSLMLMGVICSITVVIAIGMFLGTVKMWQYLLVGAIFGPVFALVEWFMFSYLDGVVDPGGSILVHMCAAYFGMGAILTIREKRAFNEPMYYSTHSISFVWLASMLLWILWPSFVTCLLPADQQSWGMITCYMAGIGSILTTYIVCVAAQKKVNPTVFTYAMLAGPVAIGSPLLSVNQWGALVIGLIAGTLSALSFIYLQPWLCKKIGALDVMGVHNLHGVGGWIGALTAAIIVGSGTNVIAAVGVVAITMVTGGITGAILRATRGKIADEDMFEDKADFILNEAPSTEASQ, from the coding sequence ATGAGAGTGGAAACGAAAAGACTGCTGACGTTGGTGTTAGTTGTTTCATGTCTCCTAATGGTCATGCTGCCAATGGGTTCGGCATCGGCGGCGGGGGAGGAGCTGATAACGCCCTCGGGGCAACCAGGCACCACTTCCGATACATCCCTGATAGATGATGAGAGCGATAGATGGACCAAGAACATGGATGTCTGGTTCATGCTCATGTTAGTGGCGTTCTTGATGATGTTCATCCGGAAGTTCGAATGGGCTGTTGCCCTGGCCGTACTTCTCGTGACCGTCACTAGCTTCCTGACGTATATGGCAGTTCAGGAGTTCTATTTCGACCGGTCATGGGACATGTCATTGATGCTGATGGGAGTGATATGCTCGATAACCGTGGTGATCGCCATCGGGATGTTCCTCGGAACCGTGAAGATGTGGCAGTACCTATTGGTAGGTGCCATCTTCGGTCCGGTGTTCGCCCTTGTGGAGTGGTTCATGTTCTCATATCTTGATGGTGTGGTCGATCCCGGTGGGTCTATACTTGTGCACATGTGCGCCGCGTACTTCGGTATGGGTGCAATCTTGACCATCAGAGAAAAACGAGCGTTCAATGAACCGATGTACTATTCCACACACAGCATAAGCTTCGTGTGGTTGGCGTCGATGCTACTCTGGATATTATGGCCATCTTTCGTCACGTGTCTGCTTCCCGCAGATCAGCAATCGTGGGGTATGATCACGTGCTACATGGCTGGCATAGGGTCCATCTTAACCACCTATATCGTCTGCGTGGCCGCACAGAAGAAGGTGAACCCGACGGTCTTCACCTACGCGATGCTTGCTGGACCCGTGGCCATCGGTTCCCCGTTGCTTTCGGTGAACCAGTGGGGCGCTCTGGTCATCGGCCTGATCGCAGGTACTCTGTCCGCCCTTTCGTTCATCTATCTGCAGCCATGGCTGTGCAAGAAGATAGGTGCACTGGATGTCATGGGTGTGCACAACCTGCATGGCGTCGGGGGCTGGATAGGCGCCCTTACTGCTGCCATTATCGTCGGGAGCGGGACCAATGTCATAGCTGCTGTCGGTGTCGTCGCTATAACCATGGTCACTGGTGGAATCACCGGTGCGATACTGAGGGCGACACGGGGTAAGATCGCTGATGAGGACATGTTCGAGGACAAGGCCGACTTCATCCTGAACGAGGCGCCTTCGACGGAGGCTAGCCAATAA